The nucleotide sequence tagataccCTAACAAAGGGCCCTTCCTGGCCTAGGAATCAGGGAAAACAAATACCTTCTGGCCTGGTGTGAGGGCTGTGGTTTCCTTAAGCTGGGGAGGTGCAGTATGGGCCATACGGTTAAAATTCCTCTTCAGTTTTCTCCGCTCCCGTTCCACCTGTTGCCAGGTAAGAGACACAGTCAGTCCTGGGTATAGGTGTCAGGAAGAGATTGGGGAGGAGAAAGCCAGGAGGTCAGAAGAAATGGGTTCAGGCAGGCAACCCGCCTGGTTATGAAAAGGGGTCCAATCACTCACCTGCTCTAAGGTGATCCTTAACTGGAAGTTGTGTCGCTGAAGCCGGTTCCTCTCATGCTCTAGACTTGCCATAGCATGCAGCAGGTACTTTAGCCTTTGCTGCCATCGATGTGTCTTCTCAAATTCTGTACAAGACCCATCATCCTCTGGTCCTGTGGCCTGAAGGAAATACCTTCCAGTGAGACATGTACTGTGAAGCCTATCAGCCAAGGTGTGAATAAGAGGAGGGGGCAGAGATCAAACTGCCACTACCCTGGCACAGTATTCAGAGTTCCAATTCCATCAGGATGGGTGCAGGATTCCAGAGACTGGTCACAAAAAAGGACTCCTGCCCCTCCCTCCTACTTAGTctgccttttctctgtctctgtctctcttaaaaaacaaaacaaagcaaaacccttaacttccgtcttagaatcaatactaagatttggttcaaaggcagaagagtggtaaaggctaagcaactgaggttaaatgacttacccaggatcatatggCTATGACATGTATGCAGTCACATTTAAATACAAGAtgtccttggggcagctgggtagctcagtggagtgagagtcaggtctagagacaggaggtcctgggttcaaacccgacctcagccacttcccagctgtgtgaccctgggcaagtcacttgacccccattgcccacccttaccaatcttccacctatgagacaatacaccgaagtacaagggtttaaaaaaaaaaatacaagatgtCCTGTCTCCGGGGCTAGCTATGGCTCTACTGAGTCACCTTTTTTTGTGATCCCCTACTCCCCTTAGCACAACTCACCTTTCCTTGGGATGCACCCTCATCTCCCTGGATCTCTGGCTCTGTCCCCCAAGCTGAGCCCCGGCTGTGGGATTGTTCATCCTCTAGAGCTTGTCTTGTGAACTGCAACTGCTCCTGTGTCATTGTGGGGAGAACAAAGGTGTCACCTCATTTTGGATCATCAAAAAAGCCACATCCTCCTCTCACTTGTGCTCCAGGGCCTTGCCTTCAGCTGAACCCTTATCTGGGTGCTGTCTCCCCAGTTACAATTTCGGCTCTTTGGTAGCATGAGCTGTCCAACTTGTCTAGtgtattcccagaatttagcatGGTACTTGACACACAGAGGAAACAGGTAACAATGCTTTTCATTCCATTCATTTCATGGTTTTGTCACTAAGGCTGTAAGCTCCCAGAAACAGACTCATGTCTCTATCATTAAATTCTTTAGAGGATGTGGTAATTGGGCTGGTTATATGCTAAGGACTCAATTTATATTGAGAGTGGGGGGAAGGATGGACCCCCTGGATGGAGAGTCAGTGGGGGCTGTTACCATGAAGGTCAAGTGCTGCCTGGGAAATCTTCCTGAAATGGTCTACTGAACTACTGATGCTTCTTATTCTGAAGTACCAGGCCTGCAGAGATGTGAATCAGCCTGATCAAATGCCAACTCATAGCAGCATCAGGCAATAGCAGGAAATATCTCTTGCAAACAAGCAAGAGGGAATGCTGAGGTAGTGACAAACCAGTGTCATCTTGAGCACATGTCAGAGGTTGCCAACTCCAGAGTTAATATGTTCTTGTCTGGTCCCCCATCAGTGAAGGGAAGTATCCCCCCATTCTGCCCTGTCAGGATTATTTGAAGATATAGATAAGGAAGAGAGGAACAGAGAGCAGAAaaggagttcctgagttcaacttAAACATATGTGAAGTGTCTGTTATGTACAGAGAATGTTGTGCTAGGTGTATGGAGGTAGGTAAGGAGGATGGGGAGTCAGGGCTAAAGTAACTAAGACCAAGTGTCTGTTCTCATGGATCTCACAGTCCAGGAGGAAAAATATACCACTGCTATAACTACATTAGAAAAGAGTGTGAGGTAAGGTGAATAAAGGAGAAGCAAACAAACTGTTATGTGAAGTCTGAAGGGGCAAGTTGACTGATGGGTTGACCCAAAGACTCAGGCAGTATCTTAGAAGAAAGATGGTCTTAGAGATTGTGTCCTTGTTGCCCAACttaggatggatggatagattctctccttcctcccttccttcttacaGGAATCTGGCTTTTCTCTGAGGCATACTAAACCCCTGGTAGCGTGGAGTGAGCTAGCTGTCCAGGAGAAGGGAGCTGCTTCTTAGTGAGAAGTCCCAATGCTTTCCTGAGCTCCTGACCCCAGACCTCCCGAGACCCAGAATGCCTGGTAACCCTGGAAAGCACATGGTCCCTGAGCTAGTTTGGTGGGGGCACTTCAGACTGCTCCGGCCAGCCTCCCCCACCCAATAACTGACCTGAAGCTGCAGCTGTTCTGTGTTTTGCTCTGCTGCCTTGGCCTGTAAGAATAGGGCTGCCTCACGTAGGTTACAGATGCTGGCTTCACTCTCAGCCAGAGAGAACGCCAAGGCCTGGGCCTTCTCTTGCCACTCAATTTCCCgggcctctgtttgcctcaggacATTCTTCACTCGCTCAAGCTCTTCCTGCAGCTTGATCTCCTCTATGGACACAGGCGATATCTCACGCAGGGACATCTTCTCCATCGTCCCTGTCCCAtaggcctcctcctcctccccttcctccattttctttGGGCTGTAGCTTTCATAGTAAGATTCCTGTCCATGCCTCCAGTTGGCCTCCTGCAGCTGGAACTCCTTTCTGGACAAGGTCAGCTGGAGATGCTTGAGATTTTGTCTCAggaccttcctctcttcttcctcacctttgTCTGACTGGTTCAGGGCTGCCTCTTGCTGTTGCCCCTTTTCCTTGAGATGCCTCAGCTCCCCATCCCTCTGGGCCAGAGCCAGCTGCAGTTGCTGGACCATTTCTTGGTGCTGCAGCTGTTGCTCTCTGATCTCTCCCTCTCGCTCCCTCAGGGCCTCCTCCAGGTGCCGGGCCTGAGTCTGACACGAGTCCAAGGCCACCTGCAAAGCAGCTGCACTGCCTTCTAAGCGCTGGCTCAGTTCTGCTTGCTGGAGGAGCTCCTGGTCTTTCTTCTGAAGGGAGGCCTGTGCCACTCTGAGGGCCTCCTTGAGGGCCTGGACCTGACCTGCTGTAGCCTCTTCCCACTGCCTGGCCTCTGTGTGCTGGTGCCAGGCCTGTGCCTCCTGCTCATGTCCTCGCTCTGTACACTGCTGTCGAAGGGTCTCCAGAACCTTCTCTTGCTCCTGAAACTCAGCCCTGAGATCTCCCAGCAGCTCTTCCAAAGCTTGGACCTGCAGCTCTGCAGCTGTTTGTTGTTGCTGCACTTTCCGGTTCTGTTCCTTGTGGGCCTTGATTGCCCCCTCATGCTCCTCCAGGGCTGCCCTGGCCTGTTCCAGGGCTGCTTGCAAAGTGCTCATCTGTTCTTCCTGGCTTTCCTGTTGTAATCGTGTCTTCTGCTGGAGGGCTTCCAGGTCTTGTACTTTGGTCTGCAAGGCCTCCTGCACCCTCTCCAGTTGGTCCTGCAGGGCCCTTTCCCTGGACTCTCCTCTCTCCTGGGCTCTCCTGATATGCTGTTGCTGGGTCTCCAACTCTTGATCTTTCTGAGTTAAGAGCAGCGTCATTTCCCCAATCTTTCTCTGCAGGCCCTGCAGTTGCTCTTCCCGCTGTTCTCCATACTGTTGGAACATGTGAATCCTCTCTCGCTGGTACTCGACCTCCTTCTCCTTGTCCCTCAGGATCAACTTCATATGCTCCAGGCTGCTGCGTTGGGCCTTGGCTtgtcccttttcttcctcttcccgtTCTATCATGAGCTGTCTTTGagactcaatttcctgatctTTTTCCCTCAGGGCCAATTTCATCTGTTCAAGGTCTTCCTCTAATACTCTGTTCTGCAAAATTCTCTGATCTTCTAGGACCAGAATTTTCTCTTCTTGTAGGACCAACTCCTGGTCTTTTTTCTCTAGGTCCCAAGTAAGCTGATCCTTTTGTCTCTTTAACTCTTCCATCTGGTCTCTGTAGGACTTCATCTCCTGGCATCTCTCCTCAAGATTTACTTTCAGGAGAGCATTGTGCTTTTCTAACTCTTTAATCTGTTTGTTCTGAGATTGTATTTCTTGACTCCTCTCCTCCAAGTCCAAAGTGAGATGGGTCAGAGTGACCCTCTGCATTTCTTTCTGATTCTCTAAgtcctcaatcttttttttctgagactcTATTTCTTGATGATTCTTTTTCACTTCTAAAATCAGATGTTCCAGAGTGACCAACTGGTTTTCCAGATCTTGAATCTGTTCTCTCTGGGACTCCAATGCTTGTGTTTTCTTCTGTAAATCCAGAGCTTGATGTTCTAGGATGTTTTCCTGAGTTTCTTGCTTCCCCTCAAGCTCTTTAATCTGCTCTCTCTGTGTccttatttgcttctttttctcctccaggGCCACAGGCAGATGTTCTAGCCCAGCTTTCTGTTTCTCCAGCTCTTGGATCTGTTCTCGCTGGGATTCCAGCTCTtgacttctcttctctaggttcaTCTCCAGTTCTTGAATTACTCCCTGCAGGGCTTctaattccttctctctcttagaaAGGGTACTGGTCAAGAGATCAACATTTTCCCATAGGGCCTTCCCTTGGGCCAGCTTTTTCCTCAGGGCCTCTGCTCTCTCCCGCTCCCTCTCTGCTTCTTCATTCTTCAGTCTCAGGGCTGAATGTGTTGTTCTCAGTTCTGCTTCCAGGGCCTCCCTGGCATTAGCTTGTGCCTTGGTGGCTGCAACTGATGCTTGAAGGTGTTCCACCTCTGATACCAAATTTTCATTGGCTGCCCACAACGTCTCCCGTTCATTCTGAAAAAAGAAACAGGACCATCTTAAAAAATGGACTATCCACTGTCACTCTCTTCCCTGAAAAGGAGAGGCAAGGCTTGAGCAAATCATTCCCAGTCCACAAAGGTCAATGAGTTACCAAGACTTACATCTGAAGTCATACCACTATAGGTGAAGCCTAGTCTAGAATCTGGCTGCAGAATCCTTGGATTCAAAGGGTCCACAAGAAGAACAATCTCTTGTCTCTGGGCATGTCAGCTTTCCAGCCTCCTAACTTAGTATACTTTTCACCTAATTCTGATATCTTGGAATTTTGGGACTCAAGTGTTTTGAAAATAATGATGCTCCTATCCCAAGGGCCCTGAGAAGAATAACTGATGTAGGTCATTCTGTCCTTTGCCAGTTAGCATTCACTACTGCTTGAAGTGCCATCTCTGGAATTTCAtccttataatttttatttgataaAGTCTTAGGAGAACAACTAGAGAATTAAGGCCAAATTCGTAGCCTCTAAAATTATCCATATAAAATTGGGAGATGATTCTTCTATTTTGGCTGAACAATGAAAACTGTAAAAGACAGGGGCCCAGATTCTCCTGTGTAATAGACACCCTAGTTGACTGAGGCTCTCTTGGTCTCATCCAGTTCCCATTTCTTAGGAAGTCACAAAGTTAATATCCTTCAAAATTCAAGGGCCATTAAAATCAATTttgaacaaaaagaaagagaacagggTCTGTTACAAACTTGCCACAGATTGAAATGTTTGAAAGAATAGTCTATTTTGGGGTAGTACTTAATGAGGTCAATagtacagaagaagaaactgaggcagaccagcacagaaaaggggaggggagagagtgaTAGTTTGAACTATGACTAACATTGCAGGAGTAGCCCTTGTCCCatcttttatatttcacaatgccCACACAAAATTCTGGATCAGAGGAGTTGGGGAATgaattaaagagaaataaaatctttaatcCAGAGAAAACAATTAAATGAGGATCCTTTGAGATTTTACTAGCAATCTTTAGGACAAAATCCAAGTAAGACAACAAAGGGACAGGGCAGTGAGAGGTCAGAACTAAATTTGGGGCAGGTTACAGCCTTAAGTTGAAGGCTGCTGAGTAGCCAGGGTCCTTGGCTCTTTGGGAACTATTCTAATACAGGTTTAGAAGTAACTTGGCTCTGAACCTGGGAAGGAAACTTAGCTCTGAAGGCAGAATCACCTCACCTGGGCTTCTGTCCTTTGCTGCTCAGAACTCTTCAGACTGCTCTGTAGGGAGGCCACTCTTTCCTGAAATGCAGCCAACTCTGTCTCCAAGGAGCTCTGCTCTCCCTCCCATTTCAGTTTCTCtatgggaggaaaggaaggggatgTGGAGAAAAGAAATAGCAAGGGGAAGCATGGAGATGAGAATGAGGAAGGAagttagaagggaaagaagaaaaaagggagattaCATGATTTTTACAAATCTAAAAATTTGGCAATTCCTTCAATTCTAGATGTATCTCCAGTTTCTCATCTGTACTCTCATTACCAGGCCCCAACAATGCCTCTAGCAGCCATTTCAATTCTTAACCTAGCTTGTTGTTGCTCCAATCTGTGCTTCCTGTTACGTCTGGTATGTCCAACTTTTAAACATGCTGCCCAGAGTAACAATGTTCTCTGATGCATGGATGCACTGCAAAGGGAGCAGATAAGGGGCCTCCTTGGCTTAGAATCTATCCTCTCGGGGGATACTATGCCCCTACTTTTCTTGTTGCTAGCTATCATCCCTTTACAGGCCTATTCAATTTCAGAGTATACTGGCCTCCAACCTTACCTTTTTGATTCTGGGAAAGCAATCtctgaagctcttgaatttccaTAGAAAACTTGTTCCGCTCAGCCTCAGCTTGGGACAGACGTTGCTCCAACTTCTCAACCTGACATTTCATATCATCCTACAGGAAGAAACAGGAAAGGCAATCTTGGTTCTCACCAAATATTCTGACCATGATGAAGGCAGAAGGAAgaattgaaatttgaaaaaatggCAACCTCCATATTAGGGCAGGACCAGATGTATAGGTTTCATCTACTCAGATCCAATTTCCTTGAGAAAAGCCAGAGACTATGTCTTTTGCTTATTAGGCCCACAGTATCCACCACAAGGCTTTCTATAAGTCAGTTCCCTCAGCAGTACCTTCTTCTGCAGAAATGGGGAGTAACAGACAGACCATCAATGTCAAATAACATTTGGGAAAAGAACAGAATAATATGGCTACCATGGATGGATGTgctataattctttcttttttttttttacttaaaatttttatttaattaatttagaatattttcctatggttacatgattcatgttctttctctcccctcctctcatccccctcctgcagccaatgagcaattcaactgggttttacatgtgtcattgatcaagatctatttccatattattaatatttggtgTGCTATATTTCTGAGGAGAGCCTGGTTCTTTTCCAATCTCAGAGGTTCAGACTACGACCAGGTCATTCAATGGTTCTAGCCTAGCCCTGAGGTTGTTTCTGTCTTCTTCACCCTTGATGTTTTTCCTACTTATCCTTCAAGGTCCAACTCAAATCTCTTTTCCTTCAGGAAATGTTCTCTAAACATTCTAACTTATATAGTGTATTCTAGTATTCATTATCTATGTCACATTCTGGGTATCAAGTACTACCCTGTGACAATTCCCATACTATTGCCTACTATTGTTAAACACTTAtgaagtcattttacttttcaattGTTTATGTTTTGCCTCCTCAACCAGAATCAAGGTCCTGGAGAGCAGAAACCATGCTTATTCTTCTTAGTATCTCTTATAGTGCCTAACATGGGAAGTCAAATATGGAATCACAGCATtgcagaatgttagagctagaagggattaaACAAATCTCATCTCATATTATACATGTGGAAATAGTACAAGGTGCTCAATATGTATTTCTAATTGGCTGGATAACTAATTGGAGGGACCTAGAAATATAGCTTAGTCTGAAGTTCTGGGAACACCATAGGCTTAAACGATGACAATTTCAACTTCTAGGAAGCTCCAGAATCGTTCTAGTCTTTCTGGGATTTTGAAACCAAAAATGATCCAGGTCTTGGCCAAATCACAATAAAAGAGGCGGAATCCTTAATTGATCTCAAGAATGTGAGACTAAATTGTTACATCTACTTCTTTGTCATTCATCAgacaagacagaagagctaggaGGGAGAAGGGTAGGAAGTAGAGATTTCAAAACAAGAAATGAGGACACATACCCGAGTGTGACGAGCCTGCCAGAGGTCTTGCTGGAGCTTGTGAAGTAAAGATGCCACACCCTCAGTAGTAAAGTTTGTTAGAGCAATCTGGTTTTTAAGGAAATTCTCTGCATTCTCTTGtcctgaaaaaatgagaaaagaaggctAGGTGTATTACCTCCAGAACTGGATTAAAGGGGAAAAGCTAAGATTCAGTTAGAGATCCCTCTTTAAATATATCTACCTGATTGCTTTCCTTTTGGCCTGGACTCAAaggctctcttcccttcctccttctccggTACAgaaatctaattctttttctttctcagggTCCCACCCTGGCCTCTGCTTTGGTGCCTATGCTGCCCTTCACCAAATGATCAGTTTCCTAGCAGTTGACCCACCTGGCTCCAAGGTTCTGGGGCTCCAGGAAAGAGGAGAAGCATCACCCGCACCATTCAGCTCTGGCCGACTCTCAATAGCACTTCCAAAGGCTTGTTGCAGAATGGAGTAGAGACCCACTAGCTGTGCCTGTGCCTGATGTCCATGCTGCTGCTCTAATATTAGAGCCCCTACTTGGCTTTCCACACTGCACAGCTGGAGTTGCAGCTGGGCTGCCTTGGCCTCTTGTGCCCACAGTGAGGCCCTTAGCTGCTGCTCTGTCTTCTTCGATGCTCCCAACTTCTCCAAAAGTATTTCTTGATCCAAAAGAGAAGCttcttttttctgcatttcttcctttaaaaactgtATCTGTCAGGGAAGAAACATGCTCAATGGAGGAAGAGTAGAGAAGAACTCTAGAGGTAGGTTAGATGGAGCAACAGAcagggcctgaaatcaggaaggcctgaatttaaatatggcttcagatactttacTAGCTATACACAgatacttgcctcagtttcctcaaaagtgaagtggggataataacagcacctacttctcagggatgttgtgaggatcaaaagagatcatatttgtaagtgcttagcacagtgcctggcacatagtaggtactgtttattcttattcccttcccccatctttgAGGAGAGATCTATGATGAAACAATGTAGAGAGAAAATAATACCTTGGATGGCAGAGACAGGATCCAAACAGAACCGAAAAAGTTGGCACACTAGGCcaataaattacatttaataagaataaatgcaaagggtgcagctgggaagctcagtggattgagagtcaggcttagagacaggaggtcctaggttcaaatccggcctcagacacttcccagctgtgtgaccctgggcaagtcacttgacccccattgcctacccttaccactcgtccacctaggagccaatacacagaagttaagggttaaaaaaaaaaagaataaatgcaaaaatcatcagcaagtattatctgcaatggggataagttaggagccttcccaataagatcaggaatgaagcaaagatgcccattatcaccactattatctaatactgtattagaaatgttagcagtagtaattagagaagtagaagggattaaagtaggcaatgaggaaactaaactatcactctttgcagattaaaCTGTCCCAACCCTTTGACTTGGAGACCATGGACATTATAAATCTCAAGGACATTAAAGATAGAAAAAACATATATAACAAAACATTGATAGCAACAATTTCTGTGATAGTAAGAAAGTGAGTACCCAttgactgaggaatggctgaacaaattgtggcatatgaatttaatattattgtaccataataattattgcaccataagaaatgacaaatataaagaattaagagaaacatgggaagatttctATAAACTGATAACAGAAGTAGTTAGGTGGTATACTGGatggagtcaagagacctgagtttgaatcctgcttcatttgatctttatttactcattttaaaaaatgggaataagagcacctattacctacctcccagggttattgtgaggaacaaacattaaagcattatataaatgtagcTAATATTAGAGTGAGATAAgctgaaccaggaaaacaatacatacaatcACAAcactgtaaaagaaaaaaatactaaaacaagGCTGAAAGGGATATCATAATAATGATCAATCCTGTTCcctaagaagagagaaggaaatatctctccctttttttcttgtaACAATGGCCTGCTGAGGAATTATGTTGTACACACTGCCTTATGTGGTCATTGTAtcatttggttttgtttaaaTGCTTTCACTATTGCAAGGGAAAGCTTATTTGGTTgtgttggggggaagggaggcaggtatattaaaaaaaactataatgtgaaaacaaaagtcatcaataaagaattttaaaagaaaaaatttaaaaacactaaGAGGGTCCATTATACTCATGAAGAGAGATTTACTCTATAAATCTTTCTAGAGGACAGAGGCTAAAGAAGGCCTCTACCAGAGGAGCAAGGAGAAAGGCACAGGAGGGACTAAGATACCTGGGCACTGAGCTGCTCCTGTTCTTCCTGGGCCTCCTTCACTTTCTGCCGCAAGGAACTCAGCTCTTGCTGTTGGACTGAATCAGcctcttgtaaaatgaggagtctCTGTTCCTTCTCTGCTAGTGACTGAACCAGgctgcaaagaaaagaaagaagaaatagggaCCATTGTTACCTGCTCCACTGTCTGGCCGGTCACTATTCAATAAGAATCTAATGAAACAATGGCATAATGCAGGGCCCCAGATTGAGCCACAGAAGCAGCAGGAACTCAAGCCAGATCACTCTTCTTTGAAGTAAGCAGATACCAATATAACATCCAAAGTCAAGAaagaatgagcaaacatcaaaaaagaacctgaccataaagAACTACTATACTGACAGAGAAACTCAAGATACAAACATAGAAGATAACATTTTGAAACATGAAAgcaaagccttaaaaaaaaaaaaatcaggttggACACAAACCCATCTTGAAAAGAtacaagaaaaatttaaaaagcaaaaaaatttaaaaacaagattggtaaaggaaaaaaactgggaaaagaaatgagagctagcCAACAAAATCATGAAAAGAGTTAACAGCTTGGAAAAGGTATAAAACCTCACTGAAGAAAGTAACTTCTTAAAAACAAGAATTAGCCAGATGAAAgctgactccatgagacatcaaagtATAATGAAATCAagtcaaaagatttaaaaatagaagaaaatatgaaatatctgaaagaaaaaaaattacctggaaaatagatctaggagaaataatttaacaattttgttttacttaaaagccataaacaaacaaaaaaaaatcccagatattatattccaagaaattacaaaggaaaactgcCTAGATAGCTTAAAACCAGAGGGCAaagcagaaatggaaagaatccactaaaGAAGTTTAAATGAACACTCCAGGAACACTATAACCGAAATTCAAAACTCCCAGATCAAGGTGAAAAATGCTAAAAGAGgacagaaagaattaaaatataaaaccacaatcaggatcacacaagatttagcagctaccactAAGGAATGGAAGGATATGATACTTTTGGATTATGAatttctggaaggcaaaagaccTAGGTTTACAAACAAGAATACCTACCTACAAAATAAGCATGatataaggaggaaaaaaggagacatTTCATGATATAGGGACTTTCAtgcattcctattgaaaagaccagagctgaatagaaaatttggcaCTTAAACACAGaacttaagagaagcataaaaaggtaaacaaatgaaaaatcataagagactaaataaaataaaactttatattaTTACAGGGGGAGATAATATATGTGGGGTCTTAGAGAGAGTCTAATTCTTCTAACTTAGGTGTAATTCTATTGTGTTCggatctcaaaagaaaaatgggaggaagaagaaaaaagagatgcattgcaaaggggaaataaaatgacTCATAGTGCTAGACACATGTGATTGGACTCTTCTGCACAACTCTTATAAAGTAGGATCTCAGAATTTCACTCTTTGGCTCCATCAGGGGGCGCTTTTACCCTGGCAGCCTAATTCCTTCTAGCTTAGGGTTTTTTAACTTGGGATCCATTAGCTCCAGAGAGAGATTTGAGAGGGGAAGGAGCTATAAAATTAGATGGGAAAAAACTATCTTTGTTTTCATTAGCCTCTAAGTGAAATTTAGCATATCCATTGTGAATATAGGTAACAAACTACAGAAGTATTAGCAGTACCTGGCTTTGTCACCaacagaaatcaaagatatcTTCATATTactttatgaaatatttcattacattatgaaatattcaaatatttcagGGTGCCAGTTATGCTCATTACTACCTCAAAAGTACTATAGTTATTAGACCTGTTGCTAAACTGCACTTGATTGTAATCCTGCTGTATACAGACactattttaatgtaattggttttctttataattctctttattttattttatg is from Gracilinanus agilis isolate LMUSP501 chromosome 2, AgileGrace, whole genome shotgun sequence and encodes:
- the CEP250 gene encoding centrosome-associated protein CEP250, producing the protein MEARDQGHNMKPQPLNMVLEKQILALQQQMAENQAASWHKLKISQEAQQRQAVLVRKLQAKVLQYRNWCQELEKRLEDMGGPMPKRWASTEEPRLEQLLIRLEEEHQRSEGLVKMNTELQEHLEEADVVNKALQEDVGKLTVDWSQAQDELARRQSDWQMEREFFKGYLKGEHGRLLSLWREVVTFRRHFLEMKTATDRDLAELKAEQVKISGSLLTSCLHLSLKLQSQEAQGSGRLAGNEQVHLQLVAKTQELEKEIHKRSEELILLKARGNMEKTELQDRVTELSALLAQSKKQNEEQEKMLKALKDTMDILETNRSELMEHEASLSRNAQKEKLSLQQVIKDITQVVVDDEDSENQSFGLESSLEMESSIFCQLRSEDPDKAVTLVRSILAKKHHAVQGLKQQLSTCQEAVSFWQHQHTQWEEEGEALRQRLQKLTGERDVLAGQTQGLQGEVDSLNRDRGHLEKAREELQQQLEVLEQEAWRLRRLNTELQLQGDLAQGEKVEQEEELQQAVRERDCLQETLKGLEARQSSSLSELISLKEALEKSHLEGELLNQERTEMARALAKAEQSIAELTGTERSLKAEVADLRDAAAKLSALNEALALDKVGLNQQLLQLEQENQSVCGKVEASEKARSAVQMELDESERRKEALSEEKAYLEIQLQKSKDAEAELQGDLSREREEKIETQEKLKEAQRQLEVATTELEQLHQETTRQELLRDKVIQEKEVLIRDKAALEVHLKALERDQQDLSEQLLELSSAKELLETNLFEAQQQGSLMEITKEQLVMQIQTVTQAKEVIQGEVKCLQMELEAERQQAKQERDTATKHRDQIEQESQAALQQQQATYEELRLLQEEREMDQVKHRQELEAILERMKREKVDLEETCEKKLRELQEELEAVQAQRIKDHAQAESNRCQMQLEMEKERMSLLETLLKTQNELADAGQQLEQLRQDIKAQKLKEQKNMEDLWAQLQEAQKTLMETRRKHHDDLAAFEEEKSIVLQQRENLQQQVQDLKAQLVTSEDSCRLAEHEAQKQLQEVQQCTRVREEREQEKASLVQSLAEKEQRLLILQEADSVQQQELSSLRQKVKEAQEEQEQLSAQIQFLKEEMQKKEASLLDQEILLEKLGASKKTEQQLRASLWAQEAKAAQLQLQLCSVESQVGALILEQQHGHQAQAQLVGLYSILQQAFGSAIESRPELNGAGDASPLSWSPRTLEPGQENAENFLKNQIALTNFTTEGVASLLHKLQQDLWQARHTRDDMKCQVEKLEQRLSQAEAERNKFSMEIQELQRLLSQNQKEKLKWEGEQSSLETELAAFQERVASLQSSLKSSEQQRTEAQNERETLWAANENLVSEVEHLQASVAATKAQANAREALEAELRTTHSALRLKNEEAERERERAEALRKKLAQGKALWENVDLLTSTLSKREKELEALQGVIQELEMNLEKRSQELESQREQIQELEKQKAGLEHLPVALEEKKKQIRTQREQIKELEGKQETQENILEHQALDLQKKTQALESQREQIQDLENQLVTLEHLILEVKKNHQEIESQKKKIEDLENQKEMQRVTLTHLTLDLEERSQEIQSQNKQIKELEKHNALLKVNLEERCQEMKSYRDQMEELKRQKDQLTWDLEKKDQELVLQEEKILVLEDQRILQNRVLEEDLEQMKLALREKDQEIESQRQLMIEREEEEKGQAKAQRSSLEHMKLILRDKEKEVEYQRERIHMFQQYGEQREEQLQGLQRKIGEMTLLLTQKDQELETQQQHIRRAQERGESRERALQDQLERVQEALQTKVQDLEALQQKTRLQQESQEEQMSTLQAALEQARAALEEHEGAIKAHKEQNRKVQQQQTAAELQVQALEELLGDLRAEFQEQEKVLETLRQQCTERGHEQEAQAWHQHTEARQWEEATAGQVQALKEALRVAQASLQKKDQELLQQAELSQRLEGSAAALQVALDSCQTQARHLEEALREREGEIREQQLQHQEMVQQLQLALAQRDGELRHLKEKGQQQEAALNQSDKGEEEERKVLRQNLKHLQLTLSRKEFQLQEANWRHGQESYYESYSPKKMEEGEEEEAYGTGTMEKMSLREISPVSIEEIKLQEELERVKNVLRQTEAREIEWQEKAQALAFSLAESEASICNLREAALFLQAKAAEQNTEQLQLQEQLQFTRQALEDEQSHSRGSAWGTEPEIQGDEGASQGKVSCAKGRPEDDGSCTEFEKTHRWQQRLKYLLHAMASLEHERNRLQRHNFQLRITLEQVERERRKLKRNFNRMAHTAPPQLKETTALTPGQKKGEQENPSELSHVAELQRQVTALQTQLALERQQKQDYISRCVQTSRELTDLHHNLSNSLWAVARAPEANILEAEARKLDKSLTQSLTSPTPSPLCCTPRSAQATSRT